From Mucilaginibacter rubeus, a single genomic window includes:
- a CDS encoding HNH endonuclease, translated as MIDRSPELCLVAFFLSKFGHNTNGKTNPPEELEVAKWNEAYRLFYENLNAGRTIMEFQNTLNNARDGFDSHIQGSERAGWKDKQGRPSPLTKVSQAIMEKFGNLERTHVWEYVKVFVGKKVANKVFIDLQAIQESERNDEVFSKTEGGRIVVTSFRYERKPSLREDAYKAHGCSCSVCGFNFEKAYGEWGRDFIEVHHIEPLASGGGRSRKIDPKVDLIVLCSNCHRMVHRRRGLTLTIEELRAKLTPEYTKAISLLFN; from the coding sequence ATGATCGATCGATCTCCTGAACTGTGTTTAGTCGCTTTTTTTCTATCGAAATTCGGGCATAATACAAATGGCAAGACTAATCCACCTGAAGAACTCGAGGTGGCCAAATGGAATGAAGCATATAGATTGTTCTATGAAAACTTGAACGCTGGAAGGACAATTATGGAATTCCAGAATACTTTGAACAATGCGCGCGATGGTTTTGATAGTCATATTCAAGGTTCCGAGCGAGCTGGCTGGAAGGACAAGCAAGGAAGACCAAGTCCGCTAACGAAGGTTTCTCAAGCGATCATGGAAAAGTTCGGAAACCTTGAGCGAACACATGTGTGGGAGTATGTCAAGGTTTTCGTAGGTAAAAAAGTTGCTAACAAGGTTTTTATTGATCTTCAAGCTATACAAGAGTCGGAGAGGAATGATGAAGTATTTTCAAAGACCGAGGGTGGCCGTATTGTAGTAACATCATTTAGATACGAGCGCAAGCCATCTTTGAGAGAAGATGCATACAAAGCTCATGGTTGTAGCTGCAGCGTTTGTGGATTCAATTTTGAGAAGGCCTATGGAGAATGGGGAAGGGATTTCATTGAGGTACACCATATCGAACCACTGGCTTCAGGCGGAGGACGATCGAGAAAGATCGATCCCAAGGTCGACCTAATAGTTTTATGTTCTAATTGCCATCGTATGGTACATCGACGAAGAGGGCTTACATTGACAATTGAAGAGTTGCGGGCGAAGCTAACGCCGGAGTACACAAAAGCAATCTCGCTTTTGTTCAATTAG
- a CDS encoding DUF6660 family protein: MKYLAIIFSVYMTILAILPCQDREDMIASVMHVTVQKSHSANDERGQETCPPFCTCSCCSTARTLTAKITIKVFTKSITREYPNYSTLAIQDQPINIWQPPQIG, encoded by the coding sequence ATGAAGTATTTAGCAATCATTTTCAGTGTCTACATGACAATCCTTGCCATCCTGCCTTGTCAGGATAGAGAGGATATGATTGCCAGCGTAATGCATGTGACGGTTCAAAAAAGTCATTCTGCGAACGATGAAAGAGGTCAAGAAACCTGCCCGCCTTTTTGTACTTGCTCTTGTTGCTCTACAGCAAGAACATTAACAGCAAAAATCACTATCAAAGTTTTTACGAAGTCAATCACCAGAGAATATCCCAATTATAGTACACTTGCTATTCAAGACCAGCCAATCAATATCTGGCAGCCCCCCCAAATAGGTTAA